The following proteins come from a genomic window of Dongia rigui:
- the ku gene encoding non-homologous end joining protein Ku, translated as MATRKTTAKPAGKRSADKKSAAKSAKPKATPPRHGARSKRTAAPQGGGRPVWSGNLRLALVMVPVNIYPATKSGARISFHQVHKPSGKRIRYEKVVPGLGAVDADEIVKGYEISKGHYVLLEPDEVDAVKLEAKKTLDLIQFVKQGDIDPIWFERPYYVVAEEGPAEEAYAVLRDALRSSGRIGLGQFVMRGREYIGALKPCGKGILLETLRFADEVSSAAPYFAEMDVEKPDSELLNLATELIDRKSAPFDPKKFEDKYTEALQELIERKRKGKAPVEIDEEEAPSGGAKVIDLVEVLKRSVRSAESGRAKAAPKRKAG; from the coding sequence ATGGCCACCCGAAAAACCACCGCCAAACCGGCTGGAAAGCGCTCCGCCGACAAGAAATCCGCCGCAAAATCGGCAAAGCCCAAGGCAACGCCGCCTCGCCACGGCGCGCGGTCCAAGCGCACGGCCGCGCCCCAGGGCGGCGGCAGGCCGGTCTGGAGTGGCAATCTGCGCCTCGCGCTGGTGATGGTGCCGGTCAATATCTATCCCGCCACCAAATCCGGCGCGCGCATCAGCTTTCATCAGGTGCATAAGCCCAGCGGCAAACGCATCCGCTACGAAAAAGTCGTGCCGGGCCTAGGCGCCGTCGATGCCGACGAGATCGTGAAGGGTTACGAAATCTCCAAAGGCCACTATGTCCTGCTGGAGCCAGATGAAGTCGATGCCGTGAAACTCGAGGCGAAGAAGACGCTCGATCTCATCCAGTTCGTGAAACAGGGTGACATCGATCCGATCTGGTTCGAACGCCCATACTACGTCGTCGCCGAGGAAGGGCCTGCGGAAGAGGCCTACGCGGTCCTCCGCGATGCCCTGCGGTCTTCCGGCCGCATCGGGCTCGGGCAGTTCGTCATGCGGGGCCGCGAATACATTGGCGCGCTGAAGCCCTGCGGCAAAGGTATTCTGCTCGAAACGCTGCGCTTTGCCGACGAAGTGAGCAGCGCGGCGCCCTATTTCGCCGAAATGGATGTCGAGAAGCCGGATAGCGAGTTGCTGAATCTCGCGACCGAGCTCATCGACCGCAAAAGCGCCCCCTTCGATCCGAAGAAGTTCGAGGATAAATACACCGAAGCCTTGCAGGAACTCATTGAGCGCAAACGCAAGGGCAAGGCGCCGGTGGAGATCGACGAGGAGGAAGCGCCGAGCGGCGGCGCCAAGGTGATCGATCTGGTCGAAGTGCTGAAGCGCAGTGTGCGCAGCGCTGAATCCGGCAGAGCCAAGGCCGCACCGAAGCGAAAGGCCGGTTGA
- a CDS encoding uracil-DNA glycosylase family protein yields the protein MQCRLCSDRLPLGPRPVFTGSPTARLRLIGQAPGRRAHLAGIPFADASGDRLRAWMGVEKAIFYDAARIAVTPMGFCYPGSGNGGDKLPDPICARTWQARLQAALPHVGLTLLVGGLAQKAYLPAFTDVTAAVSAWRRHQGDMVPLPHPSWHNNRWLKLNPWFEEEMLPVLRQRIAALLAS from the coding sequence ATGCAGTGCCGCTTGTGCAGCGATCGGCTGCCGCTGGGGCCGCGGCCGGTCTTTACCGGCAGCCCGACGGCGCGCTTGCGGCTGATCGGACAGGCGCCGGGGCGCCGGGCTCATCTTGCCGGCATCCCGTTTGCCGATGCGTCCGGCGACCGGTTACGGGCCTGGATGGGTGTCGAGAAGGCGATCTTCTATGACGCGGCGCGTATCGCCGTGACCCCCATGGGCTTCTGCTATCCCGGTAGCGGCAACGGTGGCGACAAGCTGCCGGACCCGATCTGTGCCCGCACGTGGCAGGCGAGATTGCAGGCAGCCTTGCCCCATGTCGGCCTGACGCTGCTGGTGGGCGGGCTTGCCCAGAAAGCCTATCTGCCGGCTTTCACCGACGTCACCGCGGCGGTTTCCGCGTGGCGGCGCCACCAGGGTGACATGGTGCCGCTTCCGCATCCCAGCTGGCATAATAATCGCTGGCTGAAACTCAATCCCTGGTTCGAAGAGGAGATGCTGCCGGTCTTGCGCCAGCGCATTGCGGCGCTGCTCGCCAGTTGA